The Triticum aestivum cultivar Chinese Spring chromosome 5A, IWGSC CS RefSeq v2.1, whole genome shotgun sequence genomic sequence AGGTTCAAGATCCACACCACTACACAGATTGCTTTGTGTTGGCTTCAGCAGCTATGACGCCAACGGTGTTTGCAGATTCTAGCCATTGAGAGAACAGGTCGCAGCTGGTGGCAATCCAGGCCTCTCCCTCTTTCCGCCATAGTAACATCTCTCATATTAACAGGAGTACAAATGTCAAAGCTCATCATCAAGCTCGTTTAGCACTGAGAATTCAGTCTACTTCTGTATCAAGCGTGATGCCTTTCACGCTCCTCTCTGTAAAATGCTCCTAAATGAATAAAAGTTTCTTGTTAAAAAAACTTTGCTTGTTAGAGTGCTACTAATTTGGAGGCCAACAATAACtattcttctattctttttctcaCAATGAGAAGTGTGACAAAAAAGGGAGATGTGAAAACATAAATTGGCTTCGCCCAGGTTCCAACCGGAGACCTTCAGTGCCTTAGACCGACGTGTGACCAACTACATCACAAAACCTTGGTGACATTTCGGTCCAAAATAGTTAAAAGCAGATAAATCCACTAGTCTTACAAGATGATCGACTAACTGAAGCATCTAATTGTTTCAGCTGGAAAATCAAGACACATTAAAGCTGGAAAATCATACAACTTATATATATGCTTAAATAAATAGCCTACTGACCCACAAGAAAAAAAGATACCATGTGAAGAACAAATGTTTTACAAGAATGGTCCACATTAACAGCATATATTCAAGCGTGGGTACATTCAACAAACGTGAGCAAACTTGCAATTCTCCTGCCAGGAATTTAATTTCACCGGTGGACGGCAACAGTGAGCCACAATGAGCATACTAGCTACCGGTGACATCCAATGGCCGGCAGCTCTCTCCCATGCCAGGGTCTCAGCTCCGCCATGAACACCACCACGGCCTCCACCATGTATGGAGAACTATTATGAAGAAATGCTTAAGTTCTACGTACCTACTATGAATTTTGCTGCGGCAAACTCGAAGGTATAGGGTCCAACATAAATTCTGGATCACCAAGTTTCGGACCGCAAACAAATAAATTGAACATGATGACCATCACAAAAAAGAACATTTCATAGCACCCGTTGTTTATTCAATGAGATGGTTCTCTGGACACGCCGTCAGTCAGTAAAGAAGAGACATTCTGAAAGACATGTATGTGTTTGCCTCTGAGGATCATCAAACAGATGATTTGCTGCTACTTTGTTGAGTTGTAGCAGCAGAAGCTTTTGGTGCAGGTGGCGGTGGAACATACATCTTAGCTCTTCGAAGAACCTCGGCAACAATCCAATGCTTGTTTTTGCTCAATGGCCTAGAAGGATCCAGCCTAACCTGGAGAGATATTGATGCAGGAATTATAAGAAGAAGAAAACTGTTCTAGTTTATGTTGTTACACCTGGTGTGAATGAATCATAGAGCAAAAAGAACACTAGCCTCCTGTAAGCAGATAAAAAGAATACACTACAGGACAAAACGACACGAACACGTTAACCTATTCGACCTTTTAATCACAATCATACAAGCTTCTTTGTAAAACCAAACCGCTCGTAAAGTCCTCAGTAATGTGGATCTTTCGGCGCTGAAAGCAAAATTTGTTCAGCAGAAGACATATTATGAGCAAATTGCAGAGTCACCGCCTTAACTGACGTGATATGCACACAACACCAGGTCCAAGCATTCTTTTCAAATGGAACCATGGTATCTCAGAATATTATGAAGGATGGAAGGAGAAAAAAACTCCATTATTGTAACAACAACCAtcatcactcaagtgttcaagagGCAATATTGTTTAGTGTTTAATCTAAAGATCGCAAAATAATAAGTTTCGCCGATAACCTAGCTAGCTTAATGAAACTTTGATCTTACATGCCTAAGAAAGTCCAGCAGATCTATCTTATTTAAAGTTTACAGAAGAGAATGTGCCAAGAAATAAACTGCTCTGCTTCAGCTGATAATATTATAGGCTGACGTATAGCAATATAAAACAGAAGTGCCATTATGACATATTAAAGACCATGTATTGATGTCTGCGGTGTTGCATCTCCCCTAGATGGCGAGCCAAGCATGGAATTGGCATTTCAGAGGTGTTCTGGACGCCCAAATTAGCTCCCTGTAGTTAGACCGAATCAGTCCTGGAAAGAGCATCTTGTATGCAGAGGTTGCAGAATACTGCGCATCAGTGGTCCACTTCCATTTAATGTCATCAGCCGATATAGGATCAAGCTGCAAGTCTTGTGTTATGCTCCAAAGCTGCAGGTATTCCCTCAGCACTTGCAAAGATCTCTTGATccataatccatttattattcAGAACGGCCTGCCACAGCATTAGCTTAAAGCCAGAGCTGTGAGCCTGTGACTGAAGAGGTTTGGCAGTAATTCCTTGATGGGCATCCCCTGGTACCAATGAGTGTGCCAGAGCTATGCAATCTGCACCCGGAAACGGCACTGCACCTCTTCGCCCAATGCCCATTCAGTAGGGAGTCTTGGTTTCTCATTTGACGTCGTTTTCGCTGGAACATCGCTGAGCCGGAAGCCGACAATCCAAGCTTGGAAGACTGGTGGGTTTGTGTGGTCAGACAAAGCCCCTATGGTAACAAGAATAATGACTAACTGCCTCACAATATGCACCTGGTGGCAGCTATGGAAGGAAAGGAGCACTAAAATCTTCGGGCACCAGAGCAGCCCTGCTGCTGCCGTTCTAGATGCTATCCAGCAAGAAATAGCCGCCTGGAGCAAGGCCGGCCTAGTAAAGGGCAATGTGGTTACCGCCTGATTAGCACTTAGCCTGGGTCTTTGTCACTTTGTAAATATTATGGCGACCTTACTGTAACTCAGCCGTCTGGCTTTTCTCTTAATAAAATGTAATGACTGAAATCAGCGCTTGCTGTTTTTCGTCAGAAATGGATATCTATCTACTGGAGTAAAAATCTAGTAAATGTGCTAGTAATAAATCTGCTACATTCCTTGTATGGGCCTCCAAATTTCTCAGAGAGAAACATGTAAACATAGTTTGCATAAGCAACCATTAAAATTATCACCATTAAGATCTAGGATAAATTCTAAGAGGTTGGATCCAAAGGCCGATGTTGCAGACAGGCTAGAAAGGTTAGGGGTTACTGACATACCCTGTCGCCGATGTTGCAGCCCTCGGCCTCGTCGTGCGCCATGAACTTGGAGGTGCGCTTGACGTAGCGGTTGTACACCTTGTTGTGGAAGAGGCGGTcgaccgccaccaccaccgacttctgcaTCTTGTTCGACACCACGATACCCACCACTGGCTTCATCTCCGCCTGCTGattaggggcggcggcggctgaagAGGTGGTCGGGGGAGACAGAGAATCGACGCCGCCTGCGTGCTGTGGCGGTCGATTCACGGACGAGGTTGACGGttcgcggcggcggggagggcggccgcCGTCGGACGAGGTGCTCTGCGCCGTCTCCTGcccgtggcggctagggttggacgAGGTGCTGTGGTGGGGGAAGGGACAGGGGCGCGCTGGATCGAGTCACTCGGCGGTGGCAGGTGTCCGTGATTTCTCCCGCTTCTCGGTTTTCGGAGAACTCGGTTTTTCCAATTTGTTAGCCTCCCAAAACGGACATACTACTGTCTGTCCACGGACACATCCGCTGATCATGATACCGATACCGATGCCAATCATATGACGCTTGCAAACCTCTTTTCGTaataaaataattgaagataatCCATGCAAACAGGATGGAATTCATGCAAATGAACATCATTTCGATATGTTTTACATAAACCCGATCATGTTTAGTACGTTCAACTAAAACCTAAAAACATAAACTAATTTTACCGGACAATGACCTTGTATGCATGAATGGCTAGCCGTTGGCACCTTCGTAGTAGTCATCATCGTTGAAGTGGTCCTTCCAGCAACGGAAGGGCACGAGCAGCGACAGAGCTACGTAGAAACTGCTGCTAGGGatgggggcgggggaggggggggggagggggctaaGGCCTGGGATGCTAAAGAAGATCTCATCTGATCTAAGCACTCCCCCTAATTTTTTCTTCTTCACAATTTGGTACAAGGTTGGAGGCCACAACCCCCAGAGTTATATATAGCTTCGCCGGTTGGCGCGTGGGCGCGACAGCCATGTCCGGCGGCCGCCTGACACTCACAAAGGAGCTACTCACTTCCTCATGCATCGTGTGAAAGGCT encodes the following:
- the LOC123102192 gene encoding 30S ribosomal protein S17; this translates as MKPVVGIVVSNKMQKSVVVAVDRLFHNKVYNRYVKRTSKFMAHDEAEGCNIGDRVRLDPSRPLSKNKHWIVAEVLRRAKMYVPPPPAPKASAATTQQSSSKSSV